The proteins below come from a single Acidimicrobiales bacterium genomic window:
- a CDS encoding methylmalonyl-CoA mutase family protein encodes MTGGADGTGRRADQATSDAGIPLQPFYGPPAEPLDYEVALGDPGAFPFTRHIHPGGYRDRLWTFRQYAGFGSAESSNERYRLLLERGGTGLSVALDLPTQIGYDSDDPEVAEEVGRVGVALDTLADAEVLFSGIPLDRISTSFTINGTAAIVLAMYVAVGRRQGVDQKVLRGTVQNDILKEYVSRGTWIWPPEPSIRLIADTVEFCAAEVPKFNALSVAGAHFRDAGATAAQEMAFTLQDAVTYCDELMRRGRMTIDEVAPVISFFFYTHNDFFEEVAKYRAGRRRWARLVVDRYHARAASSARFRAGVVCGGSTLQAPQPWNNVVRVAYQALASVLGGVQSMFTAAWDEPFALPTEESATLALRTQQILAYETGVARVVDPLGGSYYVEALTDEMEARIVAIMEDLEAHGGMVAAIESGYVQRLIADEAYRAAREVERGERVVVGVNRFTTDDPVPDVRGYEFDEAGRERQLRRLAEVRRSRSARGVSEALRAVEAAARRDDNLMPLLVDAVEAYCTIGEIVRTLKDVWGEFQEPAVF; translated from the coding sequence ATGACCGGGGGAGCGGACGGCACCGGGCGGCGCGCCGACCAGGCGACGAGCGACGCGGGGATCCCCCTGCAGCCGTTCTACGGCCCGCCCGCCGAGCCGCTCGACTACGAGGTGGCGCTCGGCGACCCGGGGGCGTTCCCCTTCACCCGCCACATCCACCCCGGCGGCTACCGCGACCGGCTGTGGACGTTCCGCCAGTACGCGGGGTTCGGCTCGGCGGAGTCGTCGAACGAGCGCTACCGACTGCTCCTCGAGCGCGGCGGCACCGGCCTCAGCGTGGCCCTCGACCTGCCGACCCAGATCGGCTACGACTCGGACGATCCCGAGGTGGCCGAGGAGGTGGGGCGCGTCGGCGTGGCGCTCGACACGCTGGCCGACGCCGAGGTCCTCTTCTCGGGGATCCCCCTCGACCGCATCTCGACGTCGTTCACGATCAACGGGACGGCGGCCATCGTCCTCGCCATGTACGTCGCGGTCGGCAGGCGCCAGGGCGTCGACCAGAAGGTGCTCCGCGGCACGGTCCAGAACGACATCTTGAAGGAGTACGTGTCGCGCGGCACCTGGATCTGGCCGCCCGAGCCCTCGATCCGCCTGATCGCCGACACCGTCGAGTTCTGCGCCGCCGAGGTGCCGAAGTTCAACGCGCTGAGCGTCGCCGGCGCGCACTTCCGGGACGCCGGGGCGACGGCCGCGCAGGAGATGGCCTTCACGCTCCAGGACGCGGTCACCTACTGCGACGAGCTGATGCGTCGGGGCCGGATGACCATCGACGAGGTGGCGCCGGTCATCTCCTTCTTCTTCTACACCCACAACGACTTCTTCGAGGAGGTCGCGAAGTACCGGGCGGGCCGACGCCGCTGGGCGCGGCTCGTGGTCGACCGCTACCACGCGCGCGCCGCGTCCTCGGCGCGCTTTCGCGCCGGCGTGGTGTGCGGCGGCTCCACCCTCCAGGCGCCCCAGCCGTGGAACAACGTCGTGCGCGTCGCCTACCAGGCGCTCGCCTCGGTGCTCGGGGGCGTCCAGTCCATGTTCACCGCGGCCTGGGACGAGCCCTTCGCCCTGCCGACCGAGGAGTCGGCCACGCTCGCGCTGCGCACCCAGCAGATCCTCGCCTACGAGACGGGCGTCGCCCGCGTCGTCGACCCGCTCGGCGGCTCGTACTACGTCGAGGCGCTCACCGACGAGATGGAGGCGCGCATCGTCGCCATCATGGAGGACCTCGAGGCGCACGGCGGCATGGTCGCCGCCATCGAGAGCGGCTACGTGCAGCGCCTCATCGCCGACGAGGCCTACCGGGCGGCGCGCGAGGTGGAGCGCGGCGAGCGGGTCGTCGTCGGCGTCAACCGCTTCACCACCGACGACCCGGTGCCCGACGTGCGCGGCTACGAGTTCGACGAGGCGGGGCGCGAACGCCAGCTCCGCCGCCTCGCCGAGGTGCGTCGCAGCCGCTCGGCGCGCGGCGTGTCCGAGGCGCTCCGGGCCGTCGAGGCCGCTGCCCGCCGCGACGACAACTTGATGCCGCTGCTCGTCGACGCCGTCGAGGCGTACTGCACGATCGGCGAGATCGTGCGCACCTTGAAGGACGTCTGGGGGGAGTTCCAGGAGCCGGCGGTGTTCTGA
- a CDS encoding cobalamin B12-binding domain-containing protein translates to MPARVLVAKPGLDGHDRGAKLVARALRDAGFEVIYTGIRQRPATIATVALQEDVDVVGLSVLSGAHVELSRKVVEELRGRGLDVPVVVGGTIPRSDVAVLEALGVAAVCPTGTPIDDLVATVGSLAQASLARKRGA, encoded by the coding sequence ATGCCGGCGCGCGTCCTCGTCGCCAAGCCCGGCCTCGACGGCCACGACCGCGGGGCGAAGCTCGTCGCGCGCGCCCTTCGCGACGCCGGGTTCGAGGTCATCTACACCGGCATCCGCCAGCGGCCGGCGACGATCGCCACCGTGGCGCTCCAGGAGGACGTCGACGTCGTCGGCCTCAGCGTGCTGTCGGGCGCGCACGTCGAGCTCAGCCGCAAGGTCGTCGAGGAGCTGCGCGGGCGTGGGCTCGACGTGCCCGTCGTCGTCGGCGGCACGATACCGCGCTCGGACGTCGCGGTCCTCGAGGCGCTCGGCGTCGCCGCCGTCTGCCCGACTGGCACGCCGATCGACGATCTCGTCGCCACGGTGGGCTCGCTCGCTCAGGCCTCGCTCGCCCGAAAGCGCGGCGCCTGA
- a CDS encoding CaiB/BaiF CoA-transferase family protein — protein sequence MSRRPLEGVTVLEVCHFLAGPYAGLVLADLGADVIKLEDPDRPDEARSMAPLNEAGESLYFLALNWGKRSVGVRLASEEGRAVAADLAARADVLLTNYRPGALARRGLDARALAARNPRLVTCAISGFGETGPDADRPGYDYTIQAMAGVMHHAGEPDGPPAKAGISYVDHSGGLAAALGVVAALFERERTGRGRHVDLGLFDVQVSMLSYLASWSLNAGLEPARTASSAHPSLVPAQNFETADGWISLFVGNDSMWARLVEALGDEGLADPRFATRDGRLTRRDDLVEHLGRRLREAPSRHWVELLSRAGVACAPVNTVAEALAEPQVAARGLVVGSEHPAYGPYRHVAGPLPGLGGCRLPGAPRLGEHTEAVLAGIGYDEGRIAALGAAGVLEAVPA from the coding sequence GTGAGCAGGCGGCCGCTCGAGGGCGTCACGGTCCTCGAGGTCTGCCACTTCCTCGCCGGCCCCTACGCCGGCCTCGTCCTCGCCGACCTCGGCGCGGACGTGATCAAGCTCGAGGACCCCGACCGGCCCGACGAGGCGCGCTCGATGGCGCCGCTCAACGAGGCCGGGGAGTCCCTCTACTTCCTCGCCCTCAACTGGGGCAAGCGCTCGGTCGGGGTGCGCCTCGCGAGCGAGGAGGGCCGGGCCGTCGCGGCCGACCTCGCGGCGCGCGCCGACGTCCTGCTCACGAACTACCGGCCCGGTGCGCTCGCCCGGCGCGGCCTCGACGCCCGTGCGCTCGCGGCGCGCAACCCGAGGCTCGTCACCTGCGCCATCTCCGGCTTCGGCGAGACGGGGCCGGACGCGGACCGGCCCGGCTACGACTACACGATCCAGGCGATGGCGGGGGTCATGCACCACGCCGGGGAGCCCGACGGTCCCCCCGCCAAGGCCGGGATCTCCTACGTCGACCACTCCGGCGGCCTCGCGGCGGCCCTCGGGGTCGTGGCGGCGCTCTTCGAGCGCGAGCGCACCGGCCGGGGGCGCCACGTCGACCTCGGGCTGTTCGACGTGCAGGTCTCGATGCTCTCCTACCTCGCCTCGTGGAGCTTGAACGCCGGGCTCGAGCCGGCGCGCACGGCCAGCTCCGCCCACCCCTCCCTCGTACCCGCCCAGAACTTCGAGACGGCGGACGGCTGGATCTCGCTCTTCGTCGGCAACGACTCGATGTGGGCGCGCCTCGTCGAGGCGCTCGGCGACGAGGGGCTCGCCGACCCCCGCTTCGCCACGCGCGACGGCCGCCTCACCCGGCGCGACGACCTCGTCGAGCACCTGGGCCGCCGGCTGCGCGAGGCACCGTCCCGCCACTGGGTGGAGCTCCTCTCGAGGGCCGGCGTGGCCTGCGCGCCCGTCAACACCGTGGCCGAGGCGCTCGCGGAGCCCCAGGTCGCGGCTCGCGGGCTCGTCGTCGGCTCCGAGCACCCCGCCTACGGCCCCTACCGCCACGTCGCAGGTCCCCTGCCAGGGCTCGGCGGCTGCCGGCTTCCCGGCGCCCCTCGCCTCGGCGAGCACACCGAGGCGGTGCTGGCGGGGATCGGCTACGACGAGGGGAGGATCGCCGCGCTCGGCGCGGCTGGCGTGCTCGAGGCGGTCCCGGCCTGA
- a CDS encoding GntR family transcriptional regulator, producing the protein MAETSRSRRSTGEGRAPRFRSISEEVADTLRDMILTGELRPGQQVTQEELANRLGLSTMPVREAFLRLSHEGFIEGRRARSFRVARTTRGDVADIYWAHATLAGELARRACFRADDLLPELLDLDAAWTRAAARGDSERLEELNFAFHRAINRAADAPKLLLLLRQTLRFIPQRFYSLLPGWAEVSGAGHRRILDALRAGDADSAGEAAERHVLEAGELLAAYFDDTGFWTRPGPGGSE; encoded by the coding sequence ATGGCCGAGACGAGCCGGTCGCGCCGCTCCACCGGCGAGGGTCGAGCGCCGCGCTTTCGCTCCATCAGCGAGGAGGTCGCCGACACCCTGCGGGACATGATCCTCACCGGGGAGCTGCGGCCCGGTCAGCAGGTGACCCAGGAGGAGCTCGCCAACCGGCTCGGCCTGAGCACGATGCCGGTGCGCGAGGCGTTCCTTCGCCTCAGCCACGAGGGCTTCATCGAGGGCCGCCGGGCGCGCTCGTTCCGGGTCGCCCGCACGACGCGCGGCGACGTCGCTGACATCTACTGGGCGCACGCCACGCTCGCCGGCGAACTCGCCCGCCGGGCGTGCTTTCGCGCCGACGACCTGCTCCCCGAGCTCCTCGACCTCGACGCCGCCTGGACGCGCGCCGCGGCGCGGGGGGACTCGGAGCGCCTCGAGGAGCTCAACTTCGCCTTCCACCGCGCGATCAACCGGGCAGCCGACGCCCCGAAGCTCCTCCTCCTCCTGCGCCAGACGCTGCGCTTCATCCCCCAGCGCTTCTACTCCCTCCTGCCCGGCTGGGCGGAGGTCTCGGGCGCCGGCCACCGCCGGATCCTCGACGCCCTCCGTGCCGGCGACGCCGACAGCGCCGGCGAGGCGGCCGAGCGCCACGTGCTCGAGGCGGGGGAGCTCCTCGCCGCCTACTTCGACGACACCGGGTTCTGGACGCGCCCTGGGCCCGGCGGGAGCGAGTGA
- a CDS encoding MmgE/PrpD family protein, giving the protein MNERTAAREVTRELARFVAQTPPGALPSRARANAVWTIADTFATAAAGASDPASETLRAALLPWAEPRLASVVGSDLRADPPSAALLNAAAAHALDYDSISFAVSGFVGSATIAALGALVESGVPATGREVVTAYCLGWEAAAAIARGVNPHHYAKGWHPTATLGRFAATLGCCRLLGLDAEATAMAIGLAVAESSGVKTMIGNMLNPYHVGTAARVGVVAARLAAEGFVANPEALEARQGFFNLYNGPGNYDAGRVLEGLGTRFDLVDPGPIVKVYPCCGLIHSGLDAVLDLRARHGISPAEVERVDVLVHEYVPGVMHVEVPETGYAAKFSIPYCIAAALRDGRCDLGTFATVDPGLVELGRKVRVLVHPELHGGDTFLAREFTEVRVTTPSGELSARVQRLANRGTGANLDPEDVAAKFADCLAHARLGLDATATWSRLAALDADAPFRCFDLLRPAGAT; this is encoded by the coding sequence GTGAACGAACGGACCGCGGCGCGCGAGGTCACGCGGGAGCTCGCCCGCTTCGTCGCGCAGACGCCGCCGGGCGCGCTCCCGAGCCGGGCGCGGGCGAACGCCGTATGGACGATCGCGGACACCTTCGCGACGGCGGCTGCCGGCGCGAGCGACCCCGCGAGCGAGACGCTGCGGGCGGCGCTCCTTCCGTGGGCCGAGCCGCGCCTCGCGAGCGTCGTCGGCTCGGACCTGCGCGCCGACCCCCCGAGTGCCGCCCTCCTCAACGCCGCCGCGGCGCACGCGCTCGACTACGACTCGATCAGCTTCGCCGTCTCGGGCTTCGTCGGCTCGGCGACCATCGCCGCGCTCGGCGCGCTCGTCGAGTCGGGCGTTCCCGCCACCGGGCGCGAGGTCGTCACCGCCTACTGCCTCGGCTGGGAGGCTGCCGCCGCGATCGCCCGGGGCGTCAACCCGCACCACTACGCGAAGGGCTGGCACCCCACCGCCACGCTCGGGCGCTTCGCGGCGACCCTCGGCTGCTGCCGGCTGCTCGGCCTCGACGCCGAGGCGACCGCGATGGCGATCGGGCTCGCGGTCGCCGAGTCGTCGGGCGTGAAGACCATGATCGGCAACATGCTGAACCCCTACCACGTCGGGACCGCTGCTCGGGTCGGCGTCGTCGCCGCCAGGCTGGCCGCCGAGGGCTTCGTCGCCAACCCCGAGGCCCTCGAGGCCCGCCAGGGTTTCTTCAACCTCTACAACGGTCCGGGCAACTACGACGCCGGCCGCGTCCTCGAGGGGCTCGGGACGCGCTTCGACCTCGTCGACCCGGGCCCGATCGTGAAGGTCTACCCGTGCTGCGGGCTCATCCACTCCGGCCTGGACGCCGTGCTCGACCTGCGTGCGCGCCACGGGATCAGCCCGGCGGAGGTCGAGCGCGTCGACGTGCTCGTGCACGAGTACGTCCCCGGCGTGATGCACGTCGAGGTGCCCGAGACCGGCTACGCGGCCAAGTTCTCCATCCCCTACTGCATCGCCGCCGCGCTGCGCGACGGTCGTTGCGACCTCGGCACCTTCGCCACCGTCGACCCCGGCCTCGTCGAGCTCGGCCGGAAGGTGCGCGTCCTCGTCCACCCGGAGCTGCACGGCGGCGACACCTTCCTCGCGCGCGAGTTCACCGAGGTGCGCGTGACGACCCCGAGCGGCGAGCTCAGCGCGCGCGTCCAGCGCCTGGCGAACCGGGGCACCGGCGCGAACCTCGACCCCGAGGACGTCGCCGCCAAGTTCGCGGACTGCCTCGCGCACGCTCGCCTCGGCCTCGACGCCACGGCGACCTGGTCGCGCCTCGCCGCGCTCGACGCCGACGCGCCGTTTCGCTGCTTCGACCTCCTCCGCCCGGCCGGGGCGACGTGA
- a CDS encoding hydantoinase B/oxoprolinase family protein, with the protein MSRLDDVLRFETLRNELQTVADEIAVRLARSSFSPVIRDYLDFSTALCDRDGRLVAQGFSLPLHLGSIPRALEAVRARFGDGLDPGDLVVLNDPYAGGMHLPDVFAVAPAHLRGRLVGYAVVVAHHADVGGRVPGGSAADSREIFEEGIRVPPVRLSERGRTNEALAAVLAANVRLPETLLADLDAQRASCEAAAGELACLVERVGPAAFDEAVEAILAHSRRSLEATIATWPAGRYEFEDVEDHDGLEERPVPIRVLVEVGDGRLRFDFSGTAPQVRGSINATRSFTESACYAAVRALCAEEIPVNAGFCSLIEVEAPPGTVVNASFPAGVAARGVIGYRVIEAIFGALADALPGRVPAAGDGGTSGIRIGGYTADGRRFQLNDLVCGAWGARPDRDGLDGAAALAANVANRPVEVLEREDPVRVLHYGFVPDTGGPGRFRGGLALRRTLELLAPAGTLNLRTHRNATPPYGLSGGHSGSTSRTVLYRRGGARELPAKVTMPLEAGDVIEHTTASGGGFGDPRQRAREAVLADVADGKVSPEAARLVYGLDDPRPDGRDSREGA; encoded by the coding sequence ATGAGCCGCCTCGACGACGTGCTCCGCTTCGAGACGCTGCGCAACGAGCTGCAGACGGTCGCGGACGAGATCGCGGTCCGCCTCGCCCGCAGCTCGTTCAGCCCGGTGATTCGGGACTACCTCGACTTCTCGACCGCGCTGTGCGACCGAGACGGGCGGCTCGTCGCGCAGGGGTTCTCCCTGCCGCTCCACCTCGGCTCGATCCCCCGCGCTCTCGAGGCGGTGCGCGCCCGCTTCGGCGACGGCCTCGACCCCGGCGACCTCGTCGTGCTCAACGACCCGTACGCGGGCGGCATGCACCTGCCCGACGTCTTCGCCGTCGCGCCGGCGCACCTTCGCGGGCGCCTCGTCGGCTACGCGGTGGTCGTCGCCCACCACGCCGACGTCGGCGGGCGCGTCCCGGGCGGCTCGGCTGCCGACTCGCGCGAGATCTTCGAGGAGGGGATCCGCGTCCCGCCGGTGCGCCTCTCGGAGCGGGGCCGGACGAACGAGGCCCTCGCCGCGGTGCTGGCCGCCAACGTCCGCCTCCCCGAGACCCTCCTCGCGGACCTCGACGCCCAGCGGGCGAGCTGCGAGGCGGCCGCCGGCGAGCTCGCCTGCCTCGTCGAGCGGGTCGGGCCGGCCGCCTTCGACGAGGCCGTCGAGGCAATCCTCGCCCACTCGCGGCGCAGCCTGGAGGCGACCATCGCCACGTGGCCCGCCGGCCGCTACGAGTTCGAGGACGTCGAGGACCACGACGGCCTGGAGGAGCGGCCCGTGCCGATCCGCGTCCTCGTCGAGGTCGGCGACGGACGGCTCCGCTTCGACTTCAGCGGGACCGCACCGCAGGTTCGCGGCTCGATCAACGCGACGCGCTCGTTCACCGAGTCTGCCTGCTACGCCGCCGTGCGGGCGCTGTGCGCGGAGGAGATTCCGGTGAACGCCGGCTTCTGCTCGCTCATCGAGGTCGAAGCGCCGCCGGGCACGGTCGTCAACGCCTCCTTCCCGGCGGGCGTCGCCGCGCGCGGCGTCATCGGCTACCGCGTCATCGAGGCGATCTTCGGCGCCCTCGCCGACGCCCTGCCCGGGCGCGTCCCGGCGGCTGGCGACGGCGGCACCTCCGGCATCCGCATCGGCGGCTACACCGCCGACGGGCGGCGCTTCCAGCTGAACGACCTCGTCTGCGGCGCGTGGGGCGCGCGCCCGGACCGAGACGGCCTCGACGGGGCAGCGGCGCTCGCGGCGAACGTCGCCAACCGACCTGTCGAGGTGCTCGAACGCGAGGACCCCGTGCGGGTCCTGCACTACGGCTTCGTCCCCGACACGGGCGGTCCCGGTCGCTTCCGCGGCGGTCTCGCGCTGCGGCGCACCCTCGAGCTCCTCGCCCCGGCCGGCACCCTCAACCTCCGGACGCACCGCAACGCCACCCCGCCCTACGGCCTGTCGGGCGGGCATTCCGGCAGCACGTCGCGCACCGTCTTGTACCGGCGCGGCGGCGCGCGCGAGCTGCCCGCGAAGGTGACGATGCCGCTCGAGGCGGGGGACGTCATCGAGCACACCACCGCCTCGGGTGGCGGCTTCGGCGACCCTCGTCAGCGCGCCCGCGAGGCGGTGCTCGCCGACGTCGCCGACGGCAAGGTCTCCCCGGAGGCCGCGCGCCTCGTGTACGGCCTCGACGACCCCCGCCCCGACGGGCGCGACTCGAGGGAGGGCGCGTGA
- a CDS encoding hydantoinase/oxoprolinase family protein — protein sequence MSARLAADVGGTFTDLVVADGDGHLHAAKVPSTPGCFEVGVLGGLDALLAAAGVDAPSLRQVLHGTTAGTNAVLERAGPCTALVTTAGFRDVLEIGRLRTPTLYDLSYEKPAPLVPRRLRIEVDERMAPDGTPLRAPDLEGLAPALDAVVRAGARALAVCLVNAYANPEHERAVAAFAARRHPGLVVTASTEVSREIGEFERTSTAVVNAYLRPVLSAYLDRLAAGLAGRGIGAPLFVMQSSGGMMPSAEAARLPAHLLESGPAAGVLAAAAVARRLGIDEAISFDMGGTTAKASLVLRGEVAHAGELAVGTEISAASRLLRGGGYAVRLPVVDLAEIGAGGGSIARVDAGGGLRVGPVSAGADPGPACYGRGGTAATVTDANLLLGYVSPEYLAASGVAASRALAAAAIERDVAKPLGLSVDEAALAIHRVADQQMARVLRAVSTERGHAIDRFSLVVSGGSGALHAASLAETVRIGRVVVPPLAGVLSALGMLEAPVELSSTETVLLPLQRLDAAALGERVAALAGDQRRRLAAAGVDPAVLEVAVRADLRYLGQAFELSLDLPGARLDAAALDALADAFHRRHRDTYGHGRLGELELVRVRVATLAPCPAVVGAAASAKPPSESRRALFAGERVEVPVVGRAELSRPAPGPLLVDEPDTTIVVPPGWVAALDPSGSVVLERAA from the coding sequence ATGAGCGCGCGCCTCGCGGCCGACGTCGGCGGCACCTTCACCGACCTCGTCGTCGCCGACGGTGACGGGCACCTGCACGCGGCGAAGGTGCCGAGCACGCCCGGGTGCTTCGAGGTCGGCGTGCTCGGCGGCCTCGACGCCCTCCTCGCCGCCGCCGGGGTCGACGCGCCGTCGCTGCGCCAGGTGCTGCACGGCACGACCGCCGGAACGAACGCCGTCCTCGAGCGCGCCGGCCCGTGCACCGCCCTCGTGACGACCGCCGGCTTCCGGGACGTCCTCGAGATCGGGCGGCTGCGCACGCCGACGCTCTACGACCTCTCCTACGAGAAGCCCGCCCCCCTCGTCCCCCGTCGCCTGCGCATCGAGGTGGACGAGCGCATGGCGCCCGACGGCACGCCCCTTCGCGCTCCGGACCTCGAGGGCCTGGCCCCGGCCCTCGACGCGGTCGTCCGGGCCGGGGCGCGCGCCCTCGCCGTCTGCCTGGTCAACGCCTACGCGAACCCCGAGCACGAGCGGGCGGTCGCCGCCTTCGCGGCCCGGCGCCACCCCGGGCTCGTCGTCACGGCGAGCACCGAGGTCTCCCGCGAGATCGGGGAGTTCGAGCGGACGAGCACCGCCGTCGTGAACGCCTACCTGCGCCCCGTGCTCTCGGCCTACCTCGACCGGCTCGCGGCGGGCCTCGCGGGCCGCGGCATCGGCGCGCCGCTCTTCGTCATGCAGTCCTCGGGCGGGATGATGCCGTCTGCGGAGGCAGCCCGACTGCCGGCCCACCTCCTCGAGTCCGGGCCCGCGGCCGGCGTGCTCGCCGCGGCCGCCGTCGCCCGCCGCCTCGGCATCGACGAGGCGATCAGCTTCGACATGGGCGGGACGACGGCGAAGGCCTCCCTCGTGCTGCGCGGCGAGGTCGCCCACGCCGGCGAGCTCGCCGTCGGGACGGAGATCTCCGCGGCGAGCCGCCTGCTGCGCGGCGGCGGCTACGCCGTGCGCCTGCCGGTCGTCGATCTCGCCGAGATCGGCGCCGGCGGTGGCTCCATCGCCCGCGTCGACGCCGGCGGTGGGCTGCGCGTCGGACCGGTCAGCGCGGGCGCCGACCCCGGGCCTGCCTGCTACGGCAGGGGCGGAACCGCCGCCACGGTAACCGACGCCAACCTCCTGCTCGGGTACGTCTCGCCCGAGTACCTCGCCGCGTCAGGCGTCGCCGCCTCCCGAGCGCTCGCCGCCGCCGCGATCGAGCGCGACGTCGCGAAGCCACTCGGACTGTCGGTCGACGAGGCCGCGCTCGCCATCCACCGCGTCGCCGACCAGCAGATGGCGCGGGTGCTCCGGGCGGTATCGACCGAGCGCGGCCACGCCATCGACCGCTTCAGCCTCGTCGTCTCCGGGGGGAGCGGCGCGCTCCACGCGGCCTCCCTCGCCGAGACGGTGCGCATCGGGCGCGTCGTCGTCCCCCCGCTCGCCGGCGTGCTGAGCGCGCTCGGCATGCTCGAGGCGCCCGTCGAGCTCTCGAGCACCGAGACGGTCCTCCTACCCCTCCAGCGCCTCGACGCCGCGGCGCTCGGCGAGCGTGTCGCCGCCCTCGCCGGGGACCAGCGGCGCCGCCTCGCGGCGGCCGGCGTCGACCCCGCCGTGCTCGAGGTCGCCGTCCGTGCCGACCTGCGCTACCTCGGCCAGGCCTTCGAGCTCTCCCTCGACCTGCCCGGCGCGCGTCTCGACGCCGCGGCGCTCGACGCCCTCGCCGACGCCTTCCACCGCCGCCACCGAGACACCTACGGGCACGGGCGGCTCGGCGAGCTCGAGCTCGTGCGCGTCCGCGTCGCCACGCTCGCGCCCTGCCCCGCCGTGGTCGGCGCCGCAGCCAGCGCGAAGCCGCCGAGCGAGAGCCGCCGGGCGCTGTTCGCCGGCGAGCGCGTGGAGGTGCCCGTCGTCGGCCGCGCCGAGCTGTCCCGGCCCGCGCCCGGGCCGCTCCTCGTCGACGAGCCCGACACGACGATCGTCGTGCCCCCCGGCTGGGTCGCCGCCCTCGATCCGAGCGGGTCGGTCGTCCTGGAGCGCGCCGCATGA
- a CDS encoding isocitrate lyase/PEP mutase family protein, protein MNVEGPADRLRARLRDEAPVVAPGVVDAIGARLARQAGFATLYVSGAGTAAARGYPDMSILSLAELVETTRLVAEASGAEVVVDLDTGYGGLPTLYQAMRALRRAGAAGVHIEDQAFPRRCGYLLDGPCVPIAEMVRRLDAARAAGTDLVIAARTDALRGEGLDAAIERAAAYRDAGAELVFVNGISTLEELAAVAEALACPLLYNVSGSDLSFEPSTEVAKAHGVALVIYPIQAARAAAAAQRRLFAQLATGEGDRPELLGFREYMDLAGWSELERFERALAERPARPPAR, encoded by the coding sequence GTGAACGTCGAGGGACCCGCCGATCGGCTCCGGGCCCGGCTCCGGGACGAGGCTCCGGTCGTCGCGCCCGGCGTCGTCGACGCGATCGGCGCGCGCCTCGCTCGCCAGGCGGGCTTCGCCACCTTGTACGTGAGCGGCGCGGGGACCGCGGCGGCGCGCGGCTACCCGGACATGAGCATCCTCAGCCTGGCGGAGCTCGTCGAGACGACACGCCTCGTCGCAGAGGCATCCGGTGCCGAGGTCGTCGTCGACCTCGACACCGGCTACGGCGGCCTGCCCACGCTCTACCAGGCGATGCGGGCGCTGCGGCGGGCGGGCGCCGCTGGGGTGCACATCGAGGACCAGGCCTTCCCGCGCCGCTGCGGCTACCTCCTCGACGGGCCGTGCGTGCCGATCGCGGAGATGGTCCGCCGTCTCGACGCCGCGCGCGCCGCTGGAACCGACCTCGTCATCGCCGCGCGCACCGACGCGCTGCGCGGCGAGGGCCTCGACGCGGCCATCGAGCGCGCCGCCGCCTACCGCGACGCGGGTGCCGAGCTCGTCTTCGTGAACGGCATCTCGACCCTCGAGGAGCTCGCCGCGGTCGCCGAGGCCCTCGCCTGCCCGCTCCTCTACAACGTCTCCGGGAGCGACCTGTCGTTCGAGCCGAGCACCGAGGTGGCCAAGGCCCACGGCGTGGCACTCGTCATCTACCCGATCCAGGCGGCGCGCGCCGCGGCGGCCGCCCAGCGCCGCCTGTTCGCCCAGCTCGCGACGGGCGAGGGCGACCGCCCCGAGCTGCTCGGGTTCCGGGAGTACATGGACCTCGCCGGCTGGTCGGAGCTCGAGCGCTTCGAGCGCGCCCTCGCCGAGCGCCCGGCGCGGCCGCCGGCCCGATGA
- a CDS encoding nuclear transport factor 2 family protein has protein sequence MLTSEQLRAAVEEHFRAENSRSVDAIIDTVTEDIEYHVKSPRYLDDTAPFGVTASAAGVRKLWTDLYETFSSYDITLDDVLTWPERNQALALVTIVATPAREFEGLPAGKPITYSVAALCDYDDAGKMTRETVYGNFAIVSWGIRRMREFLAGEGA, from the coding sequence GTGCTGACGAGCGAGCAGCTGCGAGCGGCGGTGGAGGAGCACTTCCGGGCGGAGAACAGCCGGAGCGTCGACGCCATCATCGACACCGTGACCGAGGACATCGAGTACCACGTGAAGAGCCCTCGGTACCTCGACGACACCGCTCCCTTCGGGGTCACGGCGAGCGCGGCCGGGGTCCGCAAGCTGTGGACCGACCTGTACGAGACGTTCTCGAGCTACGACATCACCCTCGACGACGTCCTCACGTGGCCGGAGCGCAACCAGGCGCTCGCACTCGTGACGATCGTCGCCACGCCGGCGCGGGAGTTCGAGGGGCTCCCGGCGGGGAAGCCCATCACCTACAGCGTGGCGGCGCTGTGCGACTACGACGACGCCGGGAAGATGACACGCGAGACGGTCTACGGCAACTTCGCCATCGTGAGCTGGGGGATCCGCCGGATGCGCGAGTTCCTCGCCGGCGAGGGCGCCTGA